The Equus quagga isolate Etosha38 chromosome 2, UCLA_HA_Equagga_1.0, whole genome shotgun sequence genome has a window encoding:
- the RBM34 gene encoding RNA-binding protein 34, translated as MAVEGKKKRSAEEGENPDGGGRGSLSGDYLVGQVANSLFHGKRPSRGSAGRLAALFNSFEPQLQPVYVPVPKETTKKRKQDEEGESTSQIQRSLLQEPPKKMKVKKKLSDADKKLADREHALASADLEEEIHQKQGQKRKNSQSAVKVADKKVLDDVDHTVVNQRKKFQTNQEEERLKNERTVFVGNLPVTCNKKKLKSFFKEYGQIESVRFRSLIPAEGTRSKKLAAIKRTIHPNQKNINAYVVFKDDSAAAKALKRNGAQIADGFRIRVDLASETSSRDKRSVFVGNLPYKVEESAVEEHFLDCGHIVAVRIVRDQVTGVGRGFGYVLFENTDAVHLALKLNNSELMGRKLRVMRSVNKEKLKQNSNPSLKNATKPKQGLNSAAKNVGHSKSLFIGEKAVLIKKKKKGQKKSGWTKKQKKQK; from the exons ATGGCcgtggaagggaagaaaaagagaagtgccGAGGAGGG AGAGAACCCCGACGGTGGCGGGCGTGGGAGTCTGAGCGGAGACTACCTGGTTGGGCAAGTCGCCAATAGCTTGTTCCATGGCAAGCGTCCCTCCAGAGGCAGCGCAGGTCGGCTGGCAGCCCTCTTCAACTCTTTTGAGCCTCAGCTTCAACCCGTGTACGTGCCCGTGCCTAAA GAAACcaccaagaaaaggaaacaggatgAGGAGGGAGAAAGTACATCCCAAATTCAAAGATCGCTTTTGCAAGAAcctccaaaaaaaatgaaagtgaagaagaaaCTTTCTGATGCAGACAAAAAGTTGGCAGACAG AGAGCACGCTCTAGCAAGTGCTGatttagaagaagaaattcaCCAGAAACaagggcagaaaaggaaaaattctcagTCTGCTGTTAAAGTAGCAGATAAAAAAGTACTTGATGATGTGGATCACACAGttgtaaatcaaagaaaaaaatttcaaaccaaccaagaagaagagagattaaaGAATGAGAGAACTGTGTTTGTTGGGAATTTGCCTGTCACATGTAATAAGAAG aagctgaagtcattttttaaagagtACGGGCAAATAGAATCTGTACGATTTCGTTCTCTG ATTCCGGCAGAGGGAACTCGGTCCAAAAAGTTGGCAGCAATAAA aCGTACAATTCATCccaatcagaaaaatattaatgctTACGTAGTGTTTAAGGATGACAGTGCTGCTGCGAAAGCATTGAAAag AAATGGGGCCCAAATTGCTGATGGATTTCGTATTAGAGTTGATCTTGCATCAGAGACCTCATCT AGGGACAAGAGATCAGTGTTTGTGGGGAATCTCCCATACA AAGTTGAAGAGTCTGCAGTTGAGGAACACTTTCTGGACTGTGGGCATATAGTGGCTGTAAGGATTGTGAGAGACCAAGTGACAGGAGTCGGCAGAGGGTTCGGCTATGTGCTCTTTGAG AATACAGATGCTGTTCATCTTGCTCTGAAATTAAATAATTCCGAACTGATGGGAAGAAAACTCAGAGTCATGCGTTCtgttaataaagagaaattaaaacaaaattcaaatccCAGTTTGAAGAACGCCACTAAACCTAAGCAGGGACTTAATTCTGCTGCAAAAAATGTAGGACAttctaaaagtttatttattgGAGAAAAAGCTGTTctcattaagaagaaaaagaaaggacagaagaaaagTGGATGGactaagaaacagaagaaacaaaagtag